From Eubacterium sp. 1001713B170207_170306_E7, the proteins below share one genomic window:
- a CDS encoding PLP-dependent aspartate aminotransferase family protein, which produces MNINTLCIHGSNVYHNDTGAVSVPIFQNATFAHPGVGQSTGYDYSRIQNPTREHLEETLANLERGTDALAFSSGMAAITALFELFKSGDHIIISDDLYGGSHRLFNSISSNHGLLFTPVNTSEPAAVKSAVTTSTRAVFIETPTNPMMKVTDIKAMAEIAKAHGLLLLMDNTFLTPCYLNPLVLGADVVVHSGTKYLSGHNDTLAGFLVTGNEALSQRLRFIYGTTGACLSPFDSWLVLRGIKTLAIRMDRQQQNALELSEWLSHHARIKKVFYVGLPDHPDYALSQKQARGFGAMISFKVDSPQTAVNVLERVSLILYAESLGGVESLITYPMLQTHADVPEDIRKSLGIDDCLLRLSVGLEDINDLIADLDQALK; this is translated from the coding sequence ATGAACATTAATACCCTCTGTATTCACGGTTCTAACGTTTATCACAACGATACCGGCGCCGTTTCTGTCCCTATTTTTCAAAACGCCACCTTTGCCCACCCTGGCGTCGGGCAGAGCACCGGCTACGACTATTCGCGCATTCAAAACCCGACCCGGGAGCACCTTGAAGAAACCCTCGCCAATCTGGAGCGCGGGACCGACGCCCTGGCCTTTTCTTCCGGCATGGCCGCCATTACGGCCCTTTTCGAGCTGTTTAAAAGCGGCGACCACATCATTATCTCCGATGACCTCTACGGCGGCTCACACCGGCTGTTTAACAGCATTTCCTCTAACCACGGGCTGCTCTTCACCCCTGTGAACACTTCGGAACCCGCGGCGGTTAAAAGCGCTGTCACGACCTCCACCCGGGCTGTTTTCATCGAAACACCGACCAATCCCATGATGAAGGTGACCGATATAAAAGCAATGGCCGAAATCGCAAAGGCTCACGGCCTTTTACTGCTGATGGACAATACCTTTCTGACCCCCTGTTATTTAAACCCGCTGGTGCTTGGCGCAGATGTGGTCGTGCACAGCGGCACAAAGTACTTATCTGGACATAACGATACACTTGCCGGCTTCCTTGTTACCGGAAATGAAGCTTTATCCCAGCGCCTCCGCTTTATTTACGGAACCACAGGCGCCTGTCTTTCTCCTTTTGACAGCTGGCTAGTGCTTCGGGGTATAAAAACTTTAGCCATACGTATGGACAGACAGCAGCAAAATGCGTTAGAATTATCTGAGTGGCTCTCACACCACGCCCGGATTAAGAAAGTCTTTTATGTTGGTCTTCCGGACCACCCGGACTACGCGCTTTCCCAAAAGCAGGCCAGAGGCTTCGGCGCAATGATTTCCTTTAAGGTTGATTCGCCCCAGACAGCGGTAAACGTGCTGGAACGCGTTTCCCTCATTCTGTATGCCGAAAGCCTGGGCGGCGTTGAATCTCTGATCACCTATCCGATGCTTCAGACCCATGCCGACGTGCCTGAAGACATCCGGAAATCCCTCGGTATTGACGATTGTCTGCTGCGTTTGTCTGTGGGGCTGGAAGATATTAATGATCTCATTGCCGATCTCGATCAGGCACTGAAATAG
- a CDS encoding MalY/PatB family protein, with product MSYNFDEIVDRRNTGSIKYDFATERGMPEDILPLWVADMDFKTPQPVADALVKASAHGIYGYSDVKSDYFDTLHTWYSSRFGWEPEASWLVKTPGVVYAIATAVRGLTEKGDAVLIQRPVYYPFTRCIEVNERQLVNSPLVYSDGRYTIDFEDFEQKIIDNDVRLFILCSPHNPVGRVWTKDELRRMGDICLAHHVTIVSDEIHADFVYEGQTHTIFASIKPEFADISLTCTAPSKTFNLAGLQASNIFIPNRTLRHAFKAEMERSGFSQVGLMGLVACQAAYAHGAEWLEALKRYLTANLAFIRDFLRENLPQVKLVEPEGTYLVWLDFKALGLSEDALEDLMVNKARLWLDRGAMFGPEGEGFERFNIACPKATLEKAFSRLEAAINTL from the coding sequence ATGTCTTATAATTTTGATGAAATCGTGGACCGGAGAAACACCGGCTCCATCAAGTATGATTTTGCCACGGAGCGGGGCATGCCTGAGGATATCCTTCCTCTGTGGGTAGCCGATATGGATTTCAAGACGCCCCAGCCCGTCGCCGACGCTCTGGTCAAAGCCAGCGCCCACGGCATTTATGGTTATTCCGATGTAAAGTCTGATTACTTCGACACGCTGCATACCTGGTACAGCAGCCGTTTTGGCTGGGAGCCGGAGGCCTCCTGGCTGGTCAAAACCCCTGGCGTTGTCTACGCCATCGCTACGGCTGTGCGCGGCCTGACCGAAAAGGGTGACGCAGTACTGATCCAGCGGCCAGTCTACTATCCCTTTACACGTTGTATTGAGGTTAATGAACGGCAATTGGTAAACAGTCCGCTGGTTTACAGCGATGGCCGTTATACCATTGATTTTGAAGATTTTGAGCAGAAGATTATCGACAATGACGTCAGGCTTTTTATTCTCTGCAGCCCACATAATCCTGTTGGCCGCGTCTGGACAAAAGACGAGCTGAGGCGCATGGGAGATATCTGCCTTGCCCATCATGTGACCATTGTCTCAGACGAAATCCATGCGGATTTTGTATATGAAGGACAGACCCACACCATTTTTGCCAGCATTAAGCCTGAGTTTGCCGACATCAGCCTGACCTGCACAGCTCCCAGCAAAACCTTTAATCTGGCCGGGCTTCAGGCCTCCAATATTTTTATACCCAACCGCACACTGCGCCACGCCTTTAAGGCCGAAATGGAGCGCTCCGGCTTCAGCCAGGTGGGCCTTATGGGCCTGGTTGCCTGCCAGGCCGCCTATGCCCACGGCGCAGAATGGCTGGAAGCCCTGAAGCGGTATCTCACTGCGAATTTAGCCTTTATCCGTGATTTCCTGAGGGAAAATTTACCGCAGGTAAAACTTGTCGAACCGGAGGGGACCTATCTTGTATGGCTCGATTTCAAAGCGCTTGGCCTGTCTGAGGATGCGCTGGAGGACCTGATGGTCAACAAGGCCAGGCTGTGGCTGGACCGGGGCGCCATGTTCGGCCCAGAGGGCGAAGGCTTTGAACGCTTTAATATCGCCTGTCCAAAAGCGACCCTGG